The genomic segment atttctcACGAAGAATCTAGCAACATCAATATTATATTATCAGTCTATATGATTTTTGAGCTATTGATGATAAAACTAAAAAGATTTGACTTTGAACAAATCTAAATGGACTTATATCATAATTAATGTACACAGAATTACAGCAATGTATCAACAACATGTTGCACGTAACAACTCTGCCAGCTGCATGCACTATTTTTCTGCAGTTGCACATCATCAGTATTTGGTGCTTTATACTCTGGAGAAATATACACACAATTTTGTGGCCGACCTTGCGATGCGTGCGAGCACTAACATCACATCACATCACATGGTGATCCAGTTTTGCATTGCACCAGATTTACTGTACTGTAAAAATTTGCTCAAAGCATGTAGTACTGGTGCTTATCGTCTTTGCTTCTCCTGCCACGCGTTGACGACGGGGAGCAGTGGGGCGCACGGAAGCCGATGTTCTCGACGGCGCCGACGGTGTTGAAGAAGAGCCGCCGGTTGAGCTCCTCCACCAGCGTCCGGTGCAGCACCTGGCTCCGCATGTCCACCATCGAACGGTTCCGAGCCATCCTCCCGCGACGGTCATCGTCGCGCCGCCGCGTCCGGCTGGCGTGCGGTGACATGCTGCACTGCCGATGCAGGTGCTGCCGCGCCTGCGACGACTTGTACTCCTGGGCCTCTGCTCTGCTTGTAGTCTTGACCTGGCCTGTCTTGGAGCAGCTGGGCCGGACATGCTCCTCTTCATCGTGACCTGAGGCGTAATGCAGAGCAGAGTACTTACCGGAATGCATCGAGCTCGTGTCATCGTCGTCGCTTAAACCGTAGGACCCGTAATCTACACCAAcagaggttttttttttccaaaatccTTAGGTGTGCATGAGAGCTGCAAACTGACGGGATGCCAAATATTTCCTACATGATGACTAGTGCAAAATGTAAATCACGTAATGCGTTATTGCTACGCCACCATGAAAATTGCAAATTGTAAATGACGTTTTGTGTTTATTTCTAGCAAGTTTTTGGAAATTGGAAATTGGAAATCATATATAGAAAGTTCATCATGGGAAATTGGAAATTGGAAATGAACTAGTATCAAGTTTTTGGCATATATATGGCAAGTCATGCACTGCAAATAAAGACTAAAGCAAGCAAGAAGGTTGGTTGTTAGTCGTCGTTACCTTTGGAgcagtcgccgccgccgccgccgcggcgtaGGCCAGAGAAGCTCCCTGAGCCTGAGGTGGATGGACCCAACTCGCAGAGGGACCCCTGGGAGGAGgtgggagaagaggagaggtAGTAAAAGGGAGGAGGGTGCTCCTCGTTTTCGTACGTGTACTCGTGCTGCTCTCTGCCGGCCAGCAACCTGTCGATCTCCTCCTCGATCATGGCGGCGATCTCCGATGGGTCCCGGTCGGCGATGTCCAGCTCCTTCACCATCTCCGCGGCCACATCGATCGCCGTGTCGCTCACCATGTCGAACGGGAAGTAGATGTTCCGAACATGGCCTGCATGACGATGCAATTAACTGACACGATCAAGAACACGCGCTGCAAGCAATGGCATTGCAGTACTGCTGCACGACGGCTTCTCCGCTGTTGTTGTACTACCTGTGTCATCGGCTATCTGTACTTTGAGGAAGATGGTGTCCTCCTCGGAGTTCAGCTTGCCAGTGATGGTCATGTCCGTCGTCCTTGCCGGCAGCTCTGCCTCCTCCACGTCCTGATCATCCGACGACGACGATGGTTCAGCTGTATCACTGGAGGTCAACGGAGCAGCTGGCAGTGGCATCGTGGCACAATGCGACGTGGCACGATCGTCGAGGAAAGGGTCCAGCAAGAGCTCCGCCGCGGACGGTCGCTTGGAAGCCGCGACCAAGCACCTTCCGATGAACCTGCGGGCCTCCTCGTCGCCCACCCGGTAGAAGGCTTCGGGCAGCTTGCCGGCGGTGACCTTCTTGTAGATCTGCGCGGGGTTGGAGCACTCGCTGTAGGGGTACTCGGTGGTGAGCATCTCGACCATGCACATCCCGAAGGAGTAGACATCGACAAGCTCGTTGTACGCCTCCTCGTACATCTCGGGGGCCATGAACTCGGGCGTGCCGATGACGCTGTGCGCGGCCTGCCCTGCCTCGCGGAGCACGGCGGCCAGCCCCAGGTCGCCGATCTTGACCTGGCCCTGGTGGCCGTTGACGAAGAGGTTGTCGCACTTGAGGTCGCGGTGGATGACGGGCGGGTCGTGGGCGTGGAGGTAGGCGAGCCCCCGCAGGATCTGGCGCGCCCACGACCGGACGGCGCGGAGGCTCACGCGCGGGTACCGGAGGCGGTACGAGCGGAGGGTGCCGGAGGAGAAGAGCTCGCTGATGAAGTTGAAGGTGCGGCGGGGGACGTCCACCCAGGAGGCGTGGAAGCCGATGATGGCGTCGTGGCGGAGCGTGCTCAGCAGCTGCACCTCCGAGTACATGCGCTGCACCGCGTCCGGCGTCCGGAGCACGTCGCAGAGGCTCGCCTGGTTCCACGCAACCTCCACGCCGCGCTCCTCGTCGAAACCCCTGTACCTGCATGCACACATGCAGACGCATATACCCATTATGCATCGCAAATTTACAATTCCGATCGAGTGTGCAGCAAGGACATGAGTACGTTGACATACACTGACTTCGTTGCCCCTTTGCCAAGTAGTTCGTCGAACTGCCAACACAAAAATCCTTCAAATTAGCAAGCAACTTAATTATGGATCATACATTCTTGTAAGTTCATAATTTTCGTATTATATTTGTTAACTTTATGAAGCGATTTGTTTTCTTTGAAACTGAATGCATGCCACTCTTGTAGTTTGGCTTTGCGTGTGTTCTTCAAAGTAAAATCAGTAATcctaaaaaaaagtaaaatcatTATGTGCCAAGTGAGCAGCGAAAAAGAGATAAAATGCTAAAAGTTACACACTTCTAACGCATTTTAATTAACTGTACACTTATTATACCCCTGTAGAAAGAAACTAGTGAAATGATTCTGAAAAGTGGCTCTGCAAGACTGCAACGACTTGATCCCATTAAGAAAAGATAAACCACTTtggtttcaaaagaaaaaaaaagataaaccaCCATATCTTTGGATATGTCATGGCATATCCTTCTGAAGCTTCCAAAGCATCTTATTATTGGCATTTTGACACATGGAAAGAACCCTGACCAGTTCAGCAAATCCAACTTGGGAAAGTTCAAATACCAATCAAACACTAACTCTGACTATTAGATAAAGGTATCCCTCTTTTGCTGATTGGAAGCGAAATCACAATCAGACGCCCACCATCTGAAAATTATTGACCCACCAGTTGACAAAGTATAAAATGCTCCTATTATATTTCTGCACAACAACTGTTTACAGTTTTGTTCATATAATGCCATCTGTAAATCCACCTGAGTAACCTATTAATTAAGTAGTTACAAACCCTGATCTAGATATATATGTTTAGTATTATTGGCATATCTTGATGATCCCACCTTTGACGTGACCAAAAATGAagttatttctcttttttctgaAACCACAAGATGAATTTATTTCAAGAAATGATGTTGCAAAACTTATCATAGCATCTTACAGCACCGTACATTGATTTGGGGAAATTTCGCCAATCAAGTAAGAGCAAATTAAAGCAGTATGCTACTACAAATTGATTCACCTAGATATATTACAGATGGTCTCGCGTACCCAAGACAAGAGCACCGTTTATACCTTTTAGCAACTAAATAAAAGTCGGTCTAGCCGATATGTATTTGtggaagaagaaaataatatataattatatatgtgaagTGCAGCTCCTAGGCAGAAAAAGCCAAATGAATAACAtggggagaaaagaaaaagggtcaATAATTGTGTCCTGTTTTAGAGGTAGCTCCGATGTGCACATCACCATGGAATCCATCCTTGAAATGCTCAAGAACAGGAGCCCCATAATTATAAGCTTAATTGATCTTTGTCAGCATACCTGTTATGCAACTGTCAAGAACATTAGAGGTACCTAGGACAACGATAGAATTGTAAAGCGAACATGATTAGGTTGGGGGGAGGGACACTGATATTATTCATCAATTTATTCGTCGCTTTGCCTCAAAATTCAGGTTGTTCAAGGTGAATCAATCAAAAGCATAAAGGGACCTCATCCAAATCTCAAGTGCAAGAACTTGCTTGTTAATCGTAGCACCAATTGAAAGAACCAGCTGAAATTAAGAATGGCCTATGCGCGGTACGTACTTACCCGGCCATAGCGACCTGTGGGATCGGTCTCGACGTATCCGTTGATGTTGTCTCCCACCACCGCCGGCCTCTCCGGCCGCCGGCTGCCGCACCTCCGTGGCCCGGACATGCCCCAGCTAGTATGGCCAAAGCTACTTAGAAGTGGATGTGTCGTAGGTGAAGACGCGGAAGAGGAGCCAGCTGAGCCATGGAGCTAGTCGATGACCGCCGGCGCCATGGACATGGACGCCTAGGAGCTGGAGGCGTGGTGCGCAGCGACGAAGCAGCAGGGCCGTGCACTCATCTGACGCGCAAGCGGGCGGGGCGAGAGAGAATTATATGTGGCAGCTAGCGACACGCACGCGCACCAGAGAAGCTAAGATAGGAGATAATAACTGACAGATTTGGTTGATTGAGTGATGGAACAGGATGCCTCCAAAGGACTATGCAAAGTGGGATTCTATTCTTATCTATCGATCGATCACCTTATTAACTGCGAATGCACCCGCACCAATTATATATGCTATGCCAGCAAGCTAGCATGTCCCTTTTTACTGTATAGGATCAAAATTGACGATAAGAGAGATGAATAGAcatctcaataattttttagaaaatagatgatattcttttatttttaatcacTTAATACAACTCAAAATTTGAACGGAAGCAAAATGCTCATAGAGACAAAACAAGATGAAAAGTTTCAAAATAATATGACCCCACGAATAGAATATGAAATATAGGTTCCATTCAACACGATTTCATGTCTTTATATCCAAAAGCTCTCAACTTTGAAGATGAACGAAACGGAGATGAGATCATTAGATAAGTAAACTCACCAAAATGATAGTCTAGAGGTAAAGAAATTCAAGACTCCATCACATATACATAGATATGTGAATTCTATGCCTCCAGTATCAAGAAAATCAACTTCTCGAGGTGTTGAAATTacaactcaaaaagaaaaacgaaaatcaacaataaAACTTAAAGAACTTACAAACTTAAAGGGGACCAATAGAAGCAAACTAGAATAAGGAGAATTTAAGCATATGTAAGCATATGTAAAAACTTAAAATTTCTTACTCAAAGAGTTAGccttattttagacggattataaatatttatctctaaaaattcccacatattacaaaggctaagtactcatttctctcctctaaaaccctaacacaaagTTCTCATATGGATGGCTCCTAGGAGTGGTTTCTCAACCAACcaaacccctctatttatagcttagaaaatttgatccctaagttttctTGATTGTTCCCAAAATAGCTTTATTttgtagtacattcctacctaACACttgggtattttggtctattttctcctccatctatCGGACGACCGTGAcgtcttcacaacttagcttcgtctcgacgcaagtttCACGATGATGTCACGTGTACTACATCCACCTGTGGTTTTGTTGCCAAACAAGGAAACCGACTCGCACACTTCTTACGGTGTGACTCACAGCTGcttactttgacatcaagcaagTCTTTCGATGTTAACGCGTGTCCTCTGAGTTACAATCATTaccaccagcaagtctctcccgctcccgatcccttgagccaccttgtcatttgcactagcatcctctttgcttgactttgtcaacacgccgccTTCATCAATCTTCATCTCTTGCCTTACTTAACATTCACATGTACCGCTAAGATCATCCTTAAAGATGGCAACGGGTAAAATACCCGCGGATATAGGTTACCTAAACCCGTACCCATGAGCTTATATCCGTGCCCGCACCCGTACCCGTTATCCGCCACGGGTAAGAAATGCTACCCGCGCTCGCTACCCGCGGGCGCGACCGTATGCCTGCCCAAAGCACGGGTTTGCGGGTAATTAGGGTGAATTTATATATCTAAGCTCCTAGATTATATACCTAATGGTGacttggacccacatgtaacgTGATTGGAGCGGGTTTACGGGTTCACGGGCACGGGTATGTCTTTTTCTTGCCCGCGACCTTTTGTCCATCTGATTTAAGATCAAACCCGTACCCGTACCCATACCCGCGGGCAAGCATTAAAACCCAAACTCGCACCCGTCGGGTTTCTTACCCGCGGGCACGCGAGTAATCTCTACCCGTTGCCATCTTcaatcatccttgactccgcgTGGCCTCCATGATCATTCGACACAAAGCACCCCGTTTAGCCCCGATCACTCgctgtcgaccgccaagttacatTCATCAtttgcacaccatgagaccagcaaacatgcatctgcaaaaccatataacatcatcacatgttagtctaAATCGAAATCAAGATGGAAAGGATCAGACGTagcaaaaatgtgaacaccggacggTCCAAcgttcacaccagtgcaacaccggaccatctgattaGTACAACTCCACTTGAACCAGTTTACATTCctttctgaaaaaattagtctcGTGATTACAAAATCTCACTAGACAATCTTGTAAACATCTCAACATTTACCTCAGAACTGAAAAGCTCTGGTGATACTTTTTGGTGTTCACACgctcatcatcggaccatccggtgagtacatcttcaatggaacttagtttttcaacctcttTGGAAATCTTTGTCCGGTGAAGCCTTTGGTGATCACTtgtgcacacaccggaccatccagtgaggcaacCGCACCAGAATTTCACATTTGCACCCttctctagaaaaaaaaatagtctggtgccCACTCTCACCCAcatcggacctttcggtgaatAAATTTATCTCTGCCTCTACACTGAAAAGCTCTGATGCTCACATCTACCacacaccgaactatccggtgcaAAGATGACCAAATGGGCCACTCTGGTCAGCCTAACACGGGGCCAGCTCAGCATGGCCCAGCTACGGTATGGCCCGATAGGCCCAACtactgtaacgggccgtgcTATGCCGGCCCTCGTGCCGCATCCTCGGtccacggcacggcccatctTCCACCATGTCGTGCCgagccggcccacggcacggtcggcacgacaGGTCCGGGTGGCACGATGGAGGCACGCTCGGTCTGGCAGCACaccgaaaatagaaaaaaatcaaaaataatagctataaaattccaaaaaaatcaaaaaaattatagaaaataaataaaaagaccTTTATTATTATTGCTGGAACGTGCCATGCCGGGCCAGCCATGCCTCCTGGGTCGTCGCGTgcccgggccgtgccgtgccgggttgggccgtgcccgtgccgggcTGGGCCGGCCTACCGTGCCGCACGCTCGGTGCAGGCACGGCTCGGAGCcttgtgccgtgccggcccggcccatctagGCTCGGGTTAGGCCGTGCTTGGGCCGTGCCAATAGTGTTGTGCTTCGGACTGGCCCATTTAGACATATTTAATTTGGTGAGATAAAAAACTCtcacaccgaactatccggtgagtacaaactttcTGCACCGAGACACCGATACAAACTCCAATTCTTTTtaactttggttagacaaaatcaacattAACTATACATATGCTAACTAACAACAACCACACAAAcatcaattactcatcacacaagataaaccaaaatacattttaacttggtgTCTCACATGGTGAGCTTGCTGTGACAAGAGGACACGCTTGATataaggaggaagaaggaatgAATGAGTGGAGAATATATATACGCGCCGATCAAATCGATCTCCCTTGCTGTCACTTGTTACCTGGAAACAAAGCTAGATATATAGAGGTTGATGAGAGAGCTGTGGTGCAGACTGTGCGTGGAAAAAATGAGACTCTGGCCACCTGCTAGCGATGTGAGACAGAGAGTGAGATTTTTATTCTCTCAGGCTGTGCTGATCATATTTGCAGACTGCAGTTACAAGGAGATGGAGAGGAGGCAGGCTACAGCTCATCTGAACATGGAAATCTATGTCTTGAAAGCACAATATGTGTGGAAGAAATACTACAAGTGTTTGAGCTGATTATTTGTGAGTTCGTGAAAGATGGCTGGAAGAGAGTTTTAGTGGTCTGGGCTTGGGTATGCtcttggagttggagttggagataagGGAGACCTGCAGCTGCTTCAGGGCCGTCTCAGATATGTAAGCGAAGGGAGAGAGAATGAGAGGTTGGCAATTGCCAGGAGAAACCAAACTAAACAACTACTAATGACTCAAATGCACATCTTTAAGTATCCCCCACAGAATATGTCTACATGGCTCCTAGTTCACTTTGCTCATTTCTATCAGAAATTCTGCCACATTCTTTTTCAGCTTATGCAAATTTAGGTTACCTTGTAAACTTCTTTAAGTAGGTACAACGAAAGTCTATTGTAGCGATTTGATATAGACCCGACTCGGCTCAACTTCATTGCCTCAATAATGAGGATTAATATTGTTTTTTTTCGAAAAGAGAGGATTAATATTGTTTTGTTTTCCAACATTTGAACTCAAGTCTCCCATGCTCTCAGCTGCATGTGTAGAGCATGTGTGCTTTGACCTCATGGCTCATTGACAGAAGAGCTCAACTGGCTTAGATGCAAACCACAACATGAGGTGATGAGGATTGACTTGGAACAGGGGCAAAATGAATTTGGGCCCCAACATGAACACAATAGCTGCATATGTCCAACCAAACGAAAGCTCTTGTTTCTCAATGATTCAGAAAGGTCCATTCTACTTATCAAAAGAAATGATCCACTAGCAGAATGATGCGACAGAGTTAGCAAAAAGTCAACGTCGCACAATTTCCTGTGCAGTTTTGAACTTTTGGGACAAGAGGAAAATGACTTGCAAAAAAAGATGCATCATAAATTTGCCAAGATAATAAACGCACGTAAGGGTCCATTGTCCATTTGGACTCGTGTGTCGAAGTGCTCATGAGAAAGCATCAACTTTGAAGCATAGAACGAAAAAGTGGACAGGTGATCGAACCGGTGAGCTCATTTAACGGTTCACTGGTTCGACTACTGGTTCAAATAATGATCAAATAGACTAAATATCCATTTGGAGTCAACAACTTCACATAGTAGTAGTGCTTGCAGCTTTGCCTTAGCCCTTAGGTCATATGTTTGAGTCTCCATGGTTGCATATTAATTTTTGTCATTTCCAATTGCAAAGCCGGTCCAACCAGTATTGGTTCAATAGAAAAGCCGCCGGTTCAACCCGATTTTCACCGGTTCAATTGCATGGATGATCTTTAAGCTAAATGGAACCATGAGGGCGCCGGTTTCAATTTCTTTCGGCTCAATCGGTGACCCAGGTCGGTTTTTCGTTCTATGCTTTCTGAGAGATTGAGGGACAAACCTAGGTCTtcccctctttctttttttttctttctaaatggAGATAGAATTTTGACTACTCGCAATATTTAAAAGGTAATATAGGAGAGAACCTGAATAGTAGCCATGTATgtcacagttttttttttttatttactgaGGGTTGTACACCAAAATGGGCCACCCtttctgttttcttcttttgcaaTGACAAAATGAGCCATCAATCCATTGTTTCATTCTGCCcctcaagctcctgaagaactGACACACCTAAGAGCTAAGAGCAACTTGACCTACTCCGGAATTTTCTAGAGATTTGACTGCAATAATTGAGGTTTGACACAATATTCTGCAGAAACAATTGTAACTTGTTTGCTATAATATATCATCATATATGGAAATAAAGAAACAGTATTATTGGCTGGTGGTAATTCTGAGCAACGGTGAACCGTCGAAACAAGCATCACAAGTCATACGAAGAGAAAGGAAGCCACATTTTCACTGAGCACAGCCGAAATAATTCTATTCAGAGTATAAACCTAACAGATATTCACTATGCCTACCATATCTTCAAGCAGCTGAAGTTACTTCAAACATGGGGCCCTTCAACACAAGGCCTCTATGCAAACACAAGCTGTGGCTACAACACTATCCGTCATTACACTAGGAGAGCTCTCTAGCAGTTCCCTGAGTTGAACTAGTTCCACATCACCTGTTTTCCCCCTCTCAAGGGGGCCGCCATTATctgtaaaaaaaaggaaacaagagGATCTTTTTCCCCAAAAGTATCTACAAGGCATCAAGTCTCGgcattctttcttttttttgttcctttccttctcccttctttttcttgttcttctaaATTGTGTAGGGGAATGGGGTAAAAATTTTGAGTTCTAGAAGCACAGGCTGCATTGCAGCGGCATGGTGAGTCTGAATACTGGAGAACGAGGAGGCAATGTTAGGATGTACATAATGCTGCTACTTCATTGCAGAGCAACTCGGCGCTATTTCAGCACTGAGTGCACACCATTTATCAGTATTTTCTATTGGCCTGTGCCACCTCTCATACACAGTGAATCATCAACTGGATAGTGGTGGGAAGTCACCATTGTCCTTGAGATGGTATGTTTGGCCATTCCTGTAATTTGTACAGTGTGAGATTAGGCGATCTAGACCCTGAAAACTGAGTGGAAAAGCTACAAGGTGAACGTGGTAAAACAAGGGAAGAGCAGATGCATTTTCAAGCTTAACAACTAACGAGTATGCTTTCTCAGTTCGGTTGAACCTTTAGAAAACATTAGAGTGAAGTATAACTGTACTTAGGTTCATGAACTTGAGAATTGAAAATTTACATCCAGAAACTTTGGTTCATGAACTCTTGACCAAATGATAATTTAGAGTGCATGTCACACTGTTTCTAATTGCCAATAAAGTAGGGTAGACCTCCACTGGCTCAATTATACAAGTCTTAGAGATGTATATGAGCAGTTCTCAAGTTTGATGACCTAAAAAACACATCCACGAAAGTTTAAGAGCCCATGGTACAATTTACTATACATGTTAGTGCACAAGTGTGAATGTCACATGTCAATCTTAATAACTTTGCAGACACTCCAACCTAACAATGAGCTAAAATTTGTCTTATTTTTGTAACATGGAACATCCCATCAAATTGCTGTGTCAACTAAAAGAACACATCACTCTTACCTCAACCGGTTAGAACCAACTTCAGGGTTTTTTGCTGCAGACAAGGGGCTCACAGGTCCAGAAGCTTGATTGTTGGAAGATGAATCTGATCTGCTAGCATGGTCTTTGGAGGTagcttccaaaggtaatatccCCAAGGTCCCAAACCCAAGTTTACTGTCTTGCGGATGCATAAAACCATTGCCATGAAAAATATCCCTTGCAACCTGTGAAGACGGAGAATGTGTTGGTACCTTCAATGTATCCCTTGGAGACTGGGGAGATGGAGATGGCACTGGTATCATTAATGGAGAGGGTATTCCATGATCATATGCACCGGGAACATATATCTGCAATGGCAGCTCTTGGGTCAATTCATCCAAAGGTCTTGTATCTGCAGGCATATCCCTTCTGACATGGTTGTGAAACTTTTGGTAACTATTCGGTGGGAAATGATTCCTTCCTCTTTCCCCACGTCCACTGGATGGCCTATCCTTGCGCAAATTCTGCAATGCCCAACAAGGCAGAATAAATTAgagcaagaacacaagacaAATCGACCCAAACAGCACAAATATGATGCCTAACCATGCAAAAGAAATATAATTATGTAGTGGGAACATTAGCCTAATTGGGTTATGTTCTAGATTAATATAAGAATGGTAACTCCAATAACATGATaattgaagaaaaagaatattagtaCATTATGGCTCCAACCATTCACTGTATGGCATGTTGAATCGAAAGCAAGATTGAAAGAACATATGGAGCAATGCCAAATGCAGCTTGTTCAAAATGTGGCTTCAAGTTGTACAAGCATAAGAAAGCGTGCAAAGAGGGAACATACTGGGTCAGGAAAATAGGTGCCTGTTCCACGACCACGAGCCCTCATAGCTGTAGGATCATCTGTTTGATAAAATGGCCTGAACACAAAATAGCCAGGTGAATAAGGAGGACCAGGGACTACGCCATTTGTACCAGCATATCCATATGCATTGCTTCTGCCATGACCATTTGATGACCGCGTGTTCTGATATTGAGCAGGTGGTGAGCGCAGCATTTGATAGTAAACTTGATTTGTTGGATTCTCATGCTGACATTGTTGCGCGTACAGAAGATTATTGTAATTTGTACTGAAATCTCCAGTGAGATCTGATACGATGTCATTGGCGGTAACTCCAGGCTGTGAATTCTCAGAAGTAAAAACTGAATTAGATGTGGGCAGAGCCTCAACTAAACCAGCAGAAAAGGAGTAAGCATGGTGCCTGAACAGTGGTGGAGAACTTACTGGAAAATCATTGTGATGCTTAGCGACTTCAAACGAGTGGGGAGATCTGCCTGCAAACCGCTTTGTTGACACCCCACAGTGTGATGGATTTGTATCATCTTTAAGATCAACTTTCTTACCATTTTCTGATTGGTAAAAGAAATGTGGGGCACGGTTACCTCTCCCAGATGGCAAGGTACAGGTTTCAATAG from the Phragmites australis chromosome 19, lpPhrAust1.1, whole genome shotgun sequence genome contains:
- the LOC133900093 gene encoding probable serine/threonine-protein kinase WNK7 isoform X1, translating into MSGPRRCGSRRPERPAVVGDNINGYVETDPTGRYGRFDELLGKGATKSVYRGFDEERGVEVAWNQASLCDVLRTPDAVQRMYSEVQLLSTLRHDAIIGFHASWVDVPRRTFNFISELFSSGTLRSYRLRYPRVSLRAVRSWARQILRGLAYLHAHDPPVIHRDLKCDNLFVNGHQGQVKIGDLGLAAVLREAGQAAHSVIGTPEFMAPEMYEEAYNELVDVYSFGMCMVEMLTTEYPYSECSNPAQIYKKVTAGKLPEAFYRVGDEEARRFIGRCLVAASKRPSAAELLLDPFLDDRATSHCATMPLPAAPLTSSDTAEPSSSSDDQDVEEAELPARTTDMTITGKLNSEEDTIFLKVQIADDTGHVRNIYFPFDMVSDTAIDVAAEMVKELDIADRDPSEIAAMIEEEIDRLLAGREQHEYTYENEEHPPPFYYLSSSPTSSQGSLCELGPSTSGSGSFSGLRRGGGGGDCSKDYGSYGLSDDDDTSSMHSGKYSALHYASGHDEEEHVRPSCSKTGQVKTTSRAEAQEYKSSQARQHLHRQCSMSPHASRTRRRDDDRRGRMARNRSMVDMRSQVLHRTLVEELNRRLFFNTVGAVENIGFRAPHCSPSSTRGRRSKDDKHQYYML
- the LOC133900093 gene encoding probable serine/threonine-protein kinase WNK8 isoform X2 is translated as MSGPRRCGSRRPERPAVVGDNINGYVETDPTGRYGRFDELLGKGATKSVYRGFDEERGVEVAWNQASLCDVLRTPDAVQRMYSEVQLLSTLRHDAIIGFHASWVDVPRRTFNFISELFSSGTLRSYRLRYPRVSLRAVRSWARQILRGLAYLHAHDPPVIHRDLKCDNLFVNGHQGQVKIGDLGLAAVLREAGQAAHSVIGTPEFMAPEMYEEAYNELVDVYSFGMCMVEMLTTEYPYSECSNPAQIYKKVTAGKLPEAFYRVGDEEARRFIGRCLVAASKRPSAAELLLDPFLDDRATSHCATMPLPAAPLTSSDTAEPSSSSDDQDVEEAELPARTTDMTITGKLNSEEDTIFLKVQIADDTGHVRNIYFPFDMVSDTAIDVAAEMVKELDIADRDPSEIAAMIEEEIDRLLAGREQHEYTYENEEHPPPFYYLSSSPTSSQGSLCELGPSTSGSGSFSGLRRGGGGGDCSKGHDEEEHVRPSCSKTGQVKTTSRAEAQEYKSSQARQHLHRQCSMSPHASRTRRRDDDRRGRMARNRSMVDMRSQVLHRTLVEELNRRLFFNTVGAVENIGFRAPHCSPSSTRGRRSKDDKHQYYML